A region of Candidatus Roizmanbacteria bacterium DNA encodes the following proteins:
- a CDS encoding HIT domain-containing protein, with the protein MMGTYMEDCIFCKIVQGEIPSYKVYEDESYLAFMDVFPRVKGHVLVIPKEHYRWVYDVPDFAGYWQTAKKIGMKIQQAVGSDYISFITMGEAVPHAHIHILPQHHGEIHGIKFTPVVEMTKEEIGTLAKEIADNY; encoded by the coding sequence ATGATGGGGACTTATATGGAAGACTGTATTTTTTGCAAAATCGTACAGGGGGAGATACCGTCTTACAAGGTGTATGAAGATGAATCCTATCTGGCTTTTATGGACGTTTTCCCCCGAGTAAAAGGGCATGTTCTGGTCATCCCGAAAGAACATTACCGATGGGTGTATGATGTTCCTGATTTCGCCGGCTATTGGCAAACGGCCAAAAAGATCGGAATGAAGATACAGCAGGCAGTCGGATCCGACTATATTAGCTTTATCACGATGGGTGAGGCGGTACCACACGCTCATATTCATATTCTTCCTCAACATCACGGAGAAATACACGGCATCAAATTTACGCCGGTTGTAGAAATGACAAAAGAAGAGATCGGAACGTTGGCAAAAGAGATTGCCGATAATTACTAA
- a CDS encoding aldolase: MNIRIPADVPESAKEAFANNYKTMTHETGRLMLFAGDQKIEHLNDDFYGEGIPPEDNNPEHLFKIASQAKIGVFAVQLGLAARYGHDYPDLPYLIKVNSKTHLVKTNQSDPISSALYDIEQIVEFKKNSGLNILGIGYTIYLGSDYEGQMLTEAAQAIYEAHQHGLLSVIWCYPRGKAVPDETDPHLIAGAAGTVGCLGADFVKVNAPKKDGKSDPALLKEATVAAGRTQVVCAGGSSKGAEDFLKQLHDQIHIGGTSGNATGRNIHQKPLDEAVRFTNAIYAITVEDKSVEEAMKIYKG; this comes from the coding sequence ATGAATATCAGAATCCCGGCCGATGTACCGGAATCAGCAAAAGAAGCATTCGCCAACAATTATAAAACCATGACTCATGAGACGGGGCGTCTCATGCTTTTTGCTGGTGATCAGAAAATCGAACATCTCAATGATGATTTTTACGGAGAAGGTATTCCTCCTGAGGACAACAATCCTGAACATCTTTTCAAAATCGCCAGCCAGGCAAAAATCGGAGTATTTGCCGTACAACTCGGTCTTGCCGCCCGTTACGGTCATGATTATCCCGATCTTCCATATCTCATCAAAGTAAACTCAAAAACGCATCTCGTTAAGACAAATCAATCAGATCCGATCAGCTCTGCTTTATATGATATTGAGCAAATTGTCGAATTCAAGAAAAACAGCGGACTGAATATTCTCGGAATCGGATACACTATTTACCTCGGAAGCGATTATGAAGGCCAAATGCTGACCGAAGCAGCTCAGGCAATTTATGAAGCACATCAGCACGGACTTCTTTCTGTCATCTGGTGCTATCCGCGAGGGAAAGCGGTCCCCGATGAAACCGATCCGCATCTTATTGCCGGTGCTGCAGGAACAGTCGGATGTCTCGGCGCTGACTTTGTCAAAGTCAATGCTCCGAAAAAAGACGGCAAATCTGATCCGGCATTGTTGAAAGAAGCAACTGTTGCAGCCGGACGCACACAGGTTGTCTGCGCAGGAGGATCATCAAAGGGCGCAGAAGATTTCCTCAAGCAGCTGCATGATCAGATTCATATCGGCGGTACATCAGGAAATGCAACGGGACGTAATATTCACCAGAAGCCTCTTGATGAAGCCGTCAGATTTACCAATGCCATCTACGCGATTACCGTCGAAGATAAAAGCGTAGAAGAAGCCATGAAAATTTATAAAGGCTAA
- the gap gene encoding type I glyceraldehyde-3-phosphate dehydrogenase, whose product MSKIKVGINGFGRIGRAFARIAAMRDTFEVVHINTRKTPNEMLAYLLKYDSVYRTFDKTVKATDDGIEIDGRKITTSQSPDPSEIPWEAAGVEVVVDATGAFTTTEKLKPHLRGTVKKVVLSAPAKDDETFHVVLGVNEVDHSKEIISNASCTTNCAAPLFKVLHDSFGVLRAHLTTAHAYTQSQSLMDDAGKNEERSRAAALNIIPSSTGAAKAVGRVIPELKGKMDGIALRVPVPTGSFTDISAVLEKETTADEINEVFRKASEQELKGILGYTEDVIVSSDIIGSTFSCIFDPHYTKVIDGTFVKIYGWYDNEWGYSTRLVDLVEAVSSSMQS is encoded by the coding sequence ATGTCAAAGATAAAAGTCGGAATAAACGGGTTCGGACGAATCGGTCGGGCCTTCGCACGTATTGCCGCAATGCGCGATACATTTGAAGTTGTGCATATCAACACAAGAAAAACCCCTAATGAAATGCTTGCGTATCTGCTGAAATATGACTCGGTATATCGGACATTTGACAAAACGGTAAAAGCAACAGATGACGGTATTGAAATTGACGGAAGAAAAATCACAACCTCACAGTCTCCTGATCCTTCAGAGATTCCGTGGGAAGCGGCAGGTGTCGAAGTAGTAGTTGATGCAACAGGCGCTTTCACAACAACCGAAAAACTGAAACCTCATCTGAGAGGAACCGTCAAAAAAGTCGTGTTGTCCGCACCGGCAAAAGATGATGAGACGTTTCATGTAGTGCTCGGGGTCAACGAAGTTGACCACTCAAAAGAAATTATTTCCAATGCTTCCTGTACTACCAATTGTGCAGCGCCTCTCTTTAAGGTTCTCCATGATTCATTCGGAGTTTTGAGAGCACATCTGACCACCGCCCATGCCTATACACAGTCACAAAGCCTCATGGATGATGCAGGAAAAAATGAAGAACGGTCACGGGCTGCAGCTCTCAATATCATCCCGTCTTCAACGGGAGCCGCAAAAGCAGTCGGAAGAGTCATTCCGGAATTGAAAGGAAAAATGGACGGCATAGCCCTTCGTGTACCTGTTCCGACAGGATCTTTTACCGATATCTCAGCGGTTCTTGAGAAAGAAACTACAGCGGATGAAATCAATGAGGTTTTCAGAAAAGCGTCAGAACAGGAGCTTAAAGGAATTTTGGGATACACTGAAGATGTGATTGTTTCGTCAGACATCATCGGATCCACATTCTCATGTATTTTTGATCCTCACTATACAAAAGTCATTGACGGGACATTCGTCAAAATTTACGGCTGGTACGACAATGAGTGGGGTTACTCAACCAGACTGGTCGATCTGGTCGAAGCCGTTAGCAGTTCCATGCAATCATAA
- a CDS encoding phosphoglycerate kinase, whose product MSDIQYIDGVEIKDKRVLLRVDFNVSLNPNYLTIADDARIRQAIPTIQYLLKNGNKLILVSHLGRPKGKPDPKYSMKIVCNQLHEYLPDNHITLINDFITEPSSTFKHQQKDELFVLENSRFYPGEKENDPEFAKKMASLAEVFVNDAFGVSHREDASVVGVTKFLPSYGGLLLKREIEMLSKALHKPEKPFVAAIGGAKIETKINVLDRMMELADHLIIGGALANTFLFAQGIDVGTSLVEKDKKDLAQKLLFKAAQNDTSVILPSDCVVGLPDELEIGGMVCKVTEVPKDKQILDIGPETKARIGTIIAKAKTIVWNGPVGYFENIHFRQGTDFMYYAITNNPDAVSIVGGGDTLTAISKKEYLDKITHISTGGGAMLEFIEKGTLPGIEALKK is encoded by the coding sequence ATGTCAGACATCCAATACATTGACGGCGTTGAAATCAAAGACAAACGAGTTCTGCTTCGAGTCGATTTCAATGTCAGTCTCAACCCGAATTATCTGACCATTGCCGATGATGCACGTATCAGACAGGCTATCCCCACAATTCAGTATCTTCTGAAAAACGGGAACAAATTGATTCTCGTATCCCATCTCGGGCGTCCCAAAGGCAAACCCGATCCGAAATACTCGATGAAGATTGTCTGCAATCAGCTCCATGAGTATCTCCCGGACAATCACATTACACTCATCAATGATTTTATTACCGAGCCTTCTTCCACCTTTAAACATCAGCAGAAAGATGAACTTTTTGTACTGGAAAACAGCCGGTTTTATCCCGGAGAAAAAGAGAATGATCCTGAATTTGCAAAGAAAATGGCATCTCTTGCTGAAGTGTTTGTGAATGATGCATTCGGTGTCAGTCATCGGGAAGATGCCTCCGTTGTGGGAGTTACCAAATTCCTCCCTTCATACGGCGGACTCCTTCTTAAGCGCGAGATTGAGATGCTTTCCAAAGCCTTGCACAAACCGGAAAAACCGTTTGTAGCCGCGATCGGGGGAGCAAAAATCGAGACAAAAATCAATGTTCTTGACCGCATGATGGAGCTTGCGGATCATCTTATCATTGGCGGTGCGCTCGCAAATACATTTCTTTTTGCGCAGGGCATCGATGTCGGGACAAGCCTTGTTGAAAAAGACAAAAAAGATCTTGCACAAAAACTTCTGTTTAAAGCGGCTCAAAACGATACATCTGTTATACTACCTTCGGATTGTGTAGTCGGATTACCGGACGAACTGGAGATTGGAGGGATGGTATGCAAAGTGACTGAAGTGCCGAAAGACAAGCAAATTCTGGATATCGGTCCCGAGACCAAAGCCAGAATCGGTACCATCATTGCGAAAGCAAAAACAATCGTCTGGAACGGACCGGTGGGATATTTTGAGAATATTCATTTCAGACAGGGTACTGATTTCATGTACTATGCAATCACCAACAATCCTGATGCGGTATCAATAGTAGGCGGCGGGGATACCCTGACTGCCATTTCAAAAAAAGAATATCTCGACAAAATCACTCATATTTCAACCGGCGGCGGCGCGATGCTTGAGTTTATCGAAAAAGGAACACTGCCCGGGATTGAAGCCCTGAAAAAATAG